A window of the Egibacter rhizosphaerae genome harbors these coding sequences:
- a CDS encoding AfsR/SARP family transcriptional regulator encodes MEVRVLGPVDVVVDGVPVALGGRRPKTIVAVLALRAGRTVPIERLVDEVWGEAPPRSAVDTLQSYLSRLRTAFARVGVGDRLVTHGSSYELRPDTVDAAAFVADVERGRRAAREHQPAAAAAAFRAGLARWHGRVVEELVPGEASAAGMGPLLGAEVARLEDLRLAALGERIEAELALGAHSELAGELAALVREHPLRESLHAQRVRALAAAGRQGDALAAYSEARVALVEGLGIEPGTELRALQQRVLEQDPTLAAPSAAEGPVDPHEATSLAPWEERWSSREVPAGDGRTGEPSATDRPLGNLPLPLGGFVGRREERGELAALLSSERLVTLTGAGGCGKTRLALRVASDLAPRFPGGVWLVELGSHVEPRLVTRAVAEVFGVPDGGPDDLALRIARRLGTHPTLLVLDNCEHLVDACAELASELLAACPALSLLATSREPLDITGERTSRVPSLALPPREVRDADDLRESEAAQLFVARACEADPSFEMDDERAATVARVCRELDGIPLALELAAARLRVLSLEELADRLGDRFRLLRHGRRSAPPRHRTLEAAIDWSHDLLERPQQRLLARLSVFAGGFTLDAVEAVCAGHGVDEADVLDHLAALIDKSLVQPVRAAGPARHDLFATVRTYARARLGGPDAAADPDVARLEARHAEFFAGLAERAAPALTGADQVAWFNRLHVEHDNLRAVLARGGGPQGDDTAARVAASCWRFWLQFGHVAEGQRWLAAALDDPSSPPWVRARLLLGAGRIAGARGEHVRSAERLAAARDTAAGAGDGALEATGSARLAVAVAESSGSGVGRGPIAAPASQGRGVDVTSPLDHLAAAEATLARVADVLAADEAPGVAAEIEEARGLVAWREGRLGDAATAFARAERAHRDGGDEWSGCLARLGAARVARGQGDPETALRLHRENLVRSLRLTVSSLDFVGLPQDLHGLAAIAARADSHELAAELLGAAATLHTAVELPLTATERAEQSHTLTEVRRWLGASAADAAYARGRCMAVESAVRDALERTAALLPVPMGVGAADSGR; translated from the coding sequence GTGGAGGTCCGTGTGCTCGGACCCGTCGACGTCGTCGTCGACGGCGTCCCCGTGGCGCTCGGCGGGCGCCGGCCGAAGACGATCGTGGCCGTGCTCGCACTGCGTGCCGGCAGGACCGTGCCGATCGAGCGGCTGGTCGACGAGGTCTGGGGCGAGGCCCCACCGCGCAGCGCCGTCGACACGTTGCAGAGCTACCTGTCGCGACTGCGGACGGCGTTCGCCCGGGTCGGCGTCGGCGACCGTCTGGTCACTCACGGCAGCAGCTACGAGCTGCGTCCGGACACGGTCGATGCGGCGGCGTTCGTGGCCGATGTCGAGCGCGGTCGCCGGGCCGCGCGCGAGCACCAGCCGGCAGCCGCGGCGGCGGCGTTCCGCGCCGGCTTGGCCCGGTGGCACGGGCGAGTGGTCGAGGAGCTCGTGCCCGGGGAGGCATCCGCTGCCGGGATGGGGCCTCTGCTGGGTGCCGAGGTGGCGCGCCTCGAGGACCTGCGTCTCGCGGCGCTGGGGGAGCGGATCGAGGCGGAGTTGGCGCTCGGTGCCCATTCCGAGCTCGCCGGCGAGCTCGCGGCCCTGGTCCGCGAACACCCGCTGCGCGAGTCGCTGCACGCGCAACGGGTCCGCGCGCTGGCGGCCGCGGGACGGCAGGGCGATGCCCTCGCGGCCTACAGCGAGGCGCGTGTGGCGCTCGTCGAGGGCCTCGGCATCGAGCCGGGGACGGAACTGCGGGCGCTGCAGCAGCGCGTGCTCGAACAGGACCCCACGCTCGCCGCACCCTCGGCGGCCGAGGGGCCCGTGGACCCCCACGAGGCGACCTCGCTCGCGCCGTGGGAGGAGCGGTGGTCAAGCCGGGAGGTGCCCGCGGGGGACGGCCGCACCGGTGAGCCGTCGGCCACCGACCGCCCGCTGGGGAACCTGCCGCTGCCCCTCGGCGGCTTCGTCGGCCGTCGCGAGGAGCGCGGCGAGCTCGCCGCCCTGCTGTCGAGCGAACGGCTCGTGACGCTGACCGGCGCGGGCGGCTGCGGCAAGACCCGCCTCGCCCTGCGCGTCGCGAGCGACCTCGCCCCGAGGTTCCCCGGGGGCGTGTGGCTCGTCGAGCTCGGCAGCCACGTGGAGCCGCGCCTGGTCACCCGCGCCGTGGCGGAGGTGTTCGGGGTGCCGGACGGTGGGCCGGACGACCTGGCCCTCCGCATCGCACGGCGACTCGGGACGCACCCGACGTTGCTCGTCCTCGACAACTGCGAGCATCTGGTCGACGCCTGCGCCGAGTTGGCCTCGGAGCTCTTGGCCGCCTGTCCCGCGCTCTCGCTGCTGGCCACCAGCCGCGAGCCGCTCGACATCACGGGCGAACGCACCTCGCGGGTGCCGTCGCTGGCCCTGCCGCCCCGCGAGGTGCGTGACGCGGACGACCTGCGCGAGAGCGAAGCGGCGCAACTGTTCGTCGCCCGCGCCTGCGAGGCCGACCCCTCGTTCGAGATGGACGACGAGCGTGCGGCCACGGTCGCGCGGGTCTGCCGGGAGCTCGACGGGATCCCCCTGGCCCTCGAGCTGGCGGCCGCGCGGCTGCGGGTGCTCTCGCTGGAGGAGTTGGCCGATCGATTGGGGGACCGCTTCCGACTGCTGCGCCACGGCCGGCGCTCGGCGCCGCCTCGGCACCGGACGCTCGAGGCGGCGATCGACTGGAGCCACGACCTGCTCGAGCGGCCGCAGCAGCGACTCCTGGCCCGCTTGTCGGTGTTCGCCGGAGGGTTCACGCTGGACGCGGTCGAGGCGGTCTGCGCCGGGCACGGCGTCGATGAGGCCGACGTCCTCGACCATCTCGCCGCGTTGATCGACAAGTCGCTCGTGCAGCCGGTGCGGGCCGCCGGTCCCGCCCGCCACGATCTGTTCGCCACCGTGCGCACGTACGCGCGAGCCCGGCTCGGCGGACCGGATGCCGCCGCCGATCCGGACGTCGCGCGTCTCGAGGCTCGCCACGCCGAGTTCTTCGCCGGCCTGGCCGAGCGCGCGGCACCCGCACTGACGGGTGCCGACCAGGTTGCGTGGTTCAACCGCCTGCACGTCGAGCACGACAACCTGCGTGCGGTGCTCGCGCGCGGCGGCGGACCGCAGGGCGACGACACCGCGGCACGGGTGGCGGCCAGCTGCTGGCGGTTCTGGCTGCAGTTCGGGCACGTGGCCGAGGGGCAGCGGTGGCTGGCGGCGGCGCTCGATGATCCGTCCTCGCCGCCGTGGGTCCGCGCGCGGCTGCTCCTCGGCGCCGGGCGCATCGCGGGCGCCCGGGGCGAACACGTGCGCAGCGCCGAGCGGCTCGCGGCGGCACGCGACACGGCGGCCGGGGCCGGCGATGGCGCGCTGGAAGCCACGGGCTCCGCCCGCCTGGCCGTCGCGGTGGCCGAGTCCTCCGGATCGGGGGTCGGGCGGGGTCCGATCGCGGCGCCGGCGTCGCAGGGGCGCGGCGTCGACGTGACCTCCCCGTTGGACCATCTGGCGGCGGCCGAGGCGACGCTGGCCCGTGTCGCGGACGTGCTCGCGGCCGACGAGGCCCCGGGTGTCGCCGCCGAGATCGAGGAGGCCCGCGGCCTCGTCGCCTGGCGAGAAGGCCGGCTGGGTGACGCGGCGACCGCGTTCGCCCGGGCCGAGCGCGCGCATCGCGACGGGGGCGACGAGTGGAGCGGGTGCCTGGCCCGGCTGGGGGCCGCGCGGGTCGCTCGCGGTCAGGGCGACCCCGAGACGGCGCTGCGGCTGCACCGGGAGAACCTCGTCCGCAGTCTGCGGCTGACCGTGTCGAGCCTCGACTTCGTTGGTCTGCCGCAGGATCTGCACGGGCTCGCGGCGATCGCCGCCCGCGCCGACTCGCACGAGCTCGCCGCCGAACTGCTCGGCGCCGCGGCGACGTTGCACACCGCGGTGGAGCTGCCCCTCACGGCGACGGAACGCGCGGAGCAGTCGCACACCCTGACCGAGGTGCGCCGCTGGTTGGGCGCCTCGGCCGCCGATGCCGCGTACGCTCGGGGACGGTGCATGGCGGTGGAGTCCGCGGTTCGTGACGCGCTGGAGCGGACGGCTGCCTTGCTCCCTGTGCCGATGGGCGTCGGCGCCGCTGACTCGGGCCGTTAG
- the pruA gene encoding L-glutamate gamma-semialdehyde dehydrogenase: MTFRVPAPYNEPMRAYAPGSAERAALSGEIERLRKERVDAPCVIGGQEVRTGEVFTARSPHDHTCELADVHAARQEEVEQAIDAAREAKAEWSRWSFAARAAVFLKAADLLSGPWRPTINGATILHQGKSVHQAEIEAVAEFADFLRFNVAFAQQLYEQQPYSPEGVWNRMEYRPLEGFVLAITPFNFTAIAGNLPTAPALMGNTVVWKPSEKQAYAAHFTMEMLRAAGLPDGVINLVHGDGALATDVATAHPELGGVHFTGSIDALRSIWKKVGAGIDHFSSFPRVVGESGGKDFVVAHPTADVPALVVALGRGAFEYQGQKCSAASRAYIPRSLWPEVRDGLADLARQAKASMGDVSDLSTFMGAVIDRAAFEKHRDAIEGMRADGAEIIAGGGTDETDGWFVDPTVIVTTDPQADTMQRELFGPILTVYVYDDPDWDDTLALVDRTSQYALTGAVFSQDRAAGYHALDQLRDAAGNIYLNDKPTGSVVGQQPFGGARMSGTNDKAGSLLNITRWTSARAIKENFVPPHDWRYPHMG; the protein is encoded by the coding sequence ATGACGTTCCGAGTCCCCGCCCCGTACAACGAGCCGATGCGTGCGTACGCGCCGGGCAGTGCCGAGCGCGCCGCGCTGTCCGGTGAGATCGAGCGGTTGCGCAAGGAGCGCGTGGACGCGCCGTGCGTGATCGGCGGGCAGGAGGTGCGCACCGGCGAGGTGTTCACCGCGCGCAGTCCGCACGATCACACCTGCGAGCTCGCGGACGTCCACGCGGCGCGGCAAGAGGAGGTCGAGCAGGCGATCGACGCGGCCCGGGAGGCCAAGGCCGAGTGGTCGCGCTGGTCGTTCGCCGCCCGCGCGGCGGTGTTCCTCAAGGCCGCGGACCTGCTGAGCGGCCCGTGGCGGCCGACGATCAACGGCGCGACGATCCTGCACCAGGGCAAGTCGGTGCACCAGGCCGAGATCGAGGCCGTCGCCGAGTTCGCGGACTTCCTGCGCTTCAACGTCGCGTTCGCCCAACAGCTGTACGAGCAGCAGCCGTACTCGCCCGAGGGCGTCTGGAACCGCATGGAGTACCGCCCGCTCGAGGGGTTCGTGTTGGCGATCACGCCGTTCAACTTCACCGCCATCGCCGGCAATCTTCCGACCGCGCCGGCGCTCATGGGCAACACGGTGGTGTGGAAGCCCTCGGAGAAGCAGGCCTACGCCGCGCACTTCACGATGGAGATGCTGCGCGCGGCGGGGCTGCCCGACGGGGTGATCAACCTCGTGCACGGCGACGGGGCACTGGCCACCGATGTCGCCACCGCCCATCCCGAGCTCGGCGGGGTGCACTTCACCGGCAGCATTGACGCGCTGCGCTCGATCTGGAAGAAGGTCGGCGCCGGCATCGATCACTTCTCGAGCTTCCCGCGCGTGGTCGGCGAGTCCGGCGGCAAGGACTTCGTCGTCGCACACCCCACCGCCGACGTGCCGGCGCTGGTGGTGGCGCTCGGGCGCGGCGCGTTCGAGTACCAGGGCCAGAAGTGCTCGGCGGCCAGCCGCGCCTACATCCCCCGCTCGCTGTGGCCCGAGGTGCGCGACGGCCTCGCCGACCTCGCCCGGCAGGCCAAGGCCTCCATGGGTGACGTGAGCGACCTGTCCACGTTCATGGGCGCGGTGATCGACCGAGCCGCGTTCGAGAAGCACCGCGACGCGATCGAGGGGATGCGCGCCGACGGCGCCGAGATCATCGCCGGCGGCGGCACCGACGAGACCGACGGCTGGTTCGTCGACCCGACCGTGATCGTCACCACCGACCCGCAGGCCGACACCATGCAGCGCGAGCTGTTCGGGCCGATCCTCACCGTGTACGTCTACGACGACCCCGACTGGGACGACACCCTGGCCCTGGTGGACCGGACCAGCCAGTACGCGCTGACCGGCGCGGTGTTCAGCCAGGACCGCGCCGCCGGCTACCACGCGCTCGACCAGCTCCGCGACGCCGCCGGCAACATCTACTTGAACGACAAGCCCACCGGCTCGGTCGTGGGCCAGCAACCGTTCGGCGGCGCCCGCATGAGCGGCACCAACGACAAGGCCGGCAGCCTGCTCAACATCACCCGCTGGACCAGCGCCCGCGCCATCAAGGAGAACTTCGTGCCACCGCACGACTGGCGCTACCCGCACATGGGATAG
- a CDS encoding proline dehydrogenase family protein translates to MVSTVLAKASESRRLERLVARSRPARAVAMRFVAGERLEDGLDAASALAERGRSTSLDFVGERVVTEEDAREAAAMYHRALDGIDARGLPAGISVKPTQLGLLAWPARCAELVDGIATRAGEVGAHVTLDMEDSGTTEATVQLVEACHRAGHHHVGCALQTYLRRTEADVVRLEGIGASLRLCKGAYAEPAHLAYQSRRETDASYRRCATRLLAHGTYPRFATHDDALITHVLDEAARLGRSADSFEFQMLYGVRAELQARLVDEGFRVCVYVPFGQRWYAYFMRRLAERPANVLFLARALRGQVSRRADRGARTVPSLPVDARSGPRPPETVPDPAGTEEVDR, encoded by the coding sequence ATGGTGTCGACCGTGCTCGCGAAGGCGTCCGAGTCACGCCGCTTGGAGCGCCTGGTGGCTCGCAGCCGGCCGGCGCGTGCGGTGGCCATGCGGTTCGTGGCGGGAGAGCGCCTGGAGGACGGCCTCGACGCGGCCTCCGCCCTCGCCGAGCGGGGACGGTCGACGAGCCTGGACTTCGTCGGCGAGCGCGTGGTGACCGAGGAGGACGCCCGCGAGGCGGCTGCCATGTACCACCGGGCGCTCGACGGCATCGACGCGCGTGGTCTGCCCGCGGGCATCAGCGTGAAGCCGACCCAGTTGGGGTTGTTGGCGTGGCCGGCGCGCTGCGCCGAGCTGGTGGACGGGATCGCGACCCGCGCGGGTGAGGTCGGCGCGCACGTCACGCTGGACATGGAGGACTCGGGCACGACCGAGGCCACGGTGCAGCTGGTGGAGGCCTGCCATCGCGCCGGCCACCACCACGTCGGCTGCGCGTTGCAGACCTACCTGCGTCGCACGGAGGCGGATGTGGTGCGCCTCGAGGGGATCGGCGCGAGCCTGCGCCTGTGCAAGGGCGCGTACGCCGAGCCGGCGCATCTGGCCTACCAGTCGCGTCGGGAGACGGACGCGAGCTACCGCCGTTGCGCCACCCGCCTGCTGGCGCACGGCACCTACCCGCGGTTCGCGACGCACGACGACGCGCTGATCACCCATGTGCTCGACGAGGCAGCGCGACTGGGCCGCTCGGCGGACAGCTTCGAGTTCCAGATGCTCTACGGCGTGCGCGCCGAACTGCAGGCGCGCCTGGTCGACGAGGGCTTCCGGGTCTGTGTGTACGTCCCGTTCGGGCAGCGTTGGTACGCGTACTTCATGCGCCGTCTGGCCGAACGCCCCGCGAACGTGTTGTTCCTGGCCAGGGCACTGCGCGGACAGGTGTCGCGCCGGGCCGACCGAGGGGCGCGCACCGTGCCGTCGTTGCCGGTCGATGCTCGCAGTGGGCCGCGCCCACCCGAGACGGTCCCTGATCCCGCTGGCACGGAGGAGGTCGATCGCTGA
- a CDS encoding aldo/keto reductase, which translates to MRYRRLGKTGYKVSEIGFGAWAIGGSWGPVDDDQSLEALHAAADAGVTFFDTADVYGDGHSERLLARFRAERDEEIVIATKVGRRAPLDVREYTPDNLFEWIDRSRENLGTERLDLVQLHCPPWEVYYTPEVFEALDELVAASVINAYGVSVERVEEALKAVEYPHLGSVQIVFNPFRQRPADLFLARAKERDVGVIARVPLASGLLTGKFTEATSFPEDDHRTFNVEGAAFDVGETFSGVDFETGVQAAAQLADRVPEGATLPQVTLRWILMHEGVSTTIPGAKTPEQARDNAAASLMPALDEEFQDVVRWLYEERIAPQVHHRW; encoded by the coding sequence GTGCGCTACCGCCGTTTGGGCAAGACCGGCTACAAGGTGTCCGAGATCGGCTTCGGCGCTTGGGCGATCGGCGGCAGCTGGGGCCCGGTGGACGACGATCAGAGCCTCGAGGCGTTGCACGCAGCCGCTGACGCCGGCGTGACGTTCTTCGACACCGCGGACGTCTACGGCGACGGCCACAGCGAGCGGTTGCTCGCGCGCTTCCGGGCCGAGCGTGACGAGGAGATCGTCATCGCGACGAAGGTGGGCCGCCGAGCACCGTTGGACGTGCGCGAGTACACCCCGGACAACCTCTTCGAGTGGATCGACCGCTCGCGCGAGAACCTGGGCACGGAGCGTCTCGACCTCGTGCAGCTGCACTGTCCTCCCTGGGAGGTCTACTACACCCCGGAGGTGTTCGAGGCGCTCGACGAGCTGGTCGCTGCGAGCGTCATCAACGCGTACGGCGTCAGCGTCGAACGGGTCGAGGAGGCCCTCAAGGCGGTCGAGTATCCCCATCTCGGCTCGGTGCAGATCGTCTTCAACCCGTTCCGTCAGCGCCCCGCTGATCTGTTCCTCGCACGCGCGAAGGAGCGCGACGTCGGGGTGATCGCCCGTGTGCCGCTCGCGAGTGGCCTGCTCACCGGCAAGTTCACGGAAGCGACGTCCTTCCCCGAGGACGATCACCGCACGTTCAACGTCGAAGGCGCCGCCTTCGACGTGGGGGAGACGTTCTCGGGGGTCGACTTCGAGACGGGGGTGCAGGCCGCCGCACAGCTCGCCGACCGGGTGCCCGAGGGGGCCACGCTCCCGCAGGTCACGCTCCGCTGGATCCTCATGCACGAGGGCGTCTCGACCACGATCCCGGGCGCGAAGACCCCCGAGCAGGCCCGCGACAACGCCGCGGCCTCGCTCATGCCCGCCCTCGACGAGGAGTTCCAAGACGTGGTGCGGTGGCTCTACGAGGAGCGGATCGCCCCGCAGGTCCACCACCGCTGGTAG
- the putP gene encoding sodium/proline symporter PutP: MVDLNAPVLVTFVVYLIAMIGIGLWVYRRTVTLSDFALGGRDLNAPTAALSAQASDMSGWLLLGLPGAVYAAGIGATWIAVGLAVGTYLNWLIVAPRLRTYTARANNSISLSAYFEERFEDRTRSIRVVSAIVIIVFFTVYVSSGLVAGGVLFESTFGVPYTTAVTVATLVIVVYAFLGGFLAVSLTDAVQGTLMFLALLVLPLLGIGVLGGFDVLTGQVQAASPDLWTLGTEATYDAEAGTWGAPEAVGAIGIVSLLAWGLGYFGQPHIVARFMGIRSATMVPTARRIGTTWVVVTLAGATLVGLVGIGLLDQPLDDPETVFLALIQELLNPWVGGVLLAAVLAAIMSTADSQLIVSSTALTEDFYRAFLNRDASGMTLVWVGRATVIAVAIVAYIIALPGETAILDIVAFAWAGFGAAFGPVIILSLFWSRMTGAGAMAGIVAGAATVLVWEQVPALVDTGVYSMLPGWAAALIAAFVGGRFFGKVPERAWVGDYADEEAEAAPQA; the protein is encoded by the coding sequence ATGGTCGATCTGAACGCACCGGTGCTCGTGACCTTCGTCGTCTACCTGATCGCGATGATCGGTATCGGCCTCTGGGTCTACCGGCGCACCGTCACCCTCAGCGACTTCGCGCTGGGGGGCCGTGACCTGAACGCACCGACGGCGGCGCTGTCGGCGCAGGCCAGCGACATGTCCGGATGGCTGCTGCTCGGCCTCCCGGGTGCGGTGTACGCCGCGGGGATCGGCGCGACGTGGATCGCGGTCGGCCTCGCCGTCGGCACGTACCTCAACTGGCTGATCGTCGCGCCGCGGCTACGCACCTACACCGCGCGGGCGAACAACTCCATCAGCCTCTCGGCCTACTTCGAGGAGCGCTTCGAGGACCGCACCCGATCGATCCGGGTCGTCTCGGCAATCGTCATCATCGTGTTCTTCACCGTGTACGTCTCCAGCGGCCTGGTCGCGGGCGGGGTGCTCTTCGAGTCGACGTTCGGCGTCCCCTACACCACCGCCGTGACGGTCGCGACGCTGGTGATCGTCGTGTACGCGTTCCTGGGCGGATTCCTGGCCGTCAGCCTCACCGACGCGGTGCAGGGCACCCTCATGTTCCTGGCACTGCTGGTCCTGCCGCTCCTCGGCATCGGCGTGCTCGGCGGGTTCGACGTGCTCACCGGCCAGGTGCAGGCGGCCTCGCCCGACCTGTGGACCCTGGGCACCGAGGCGACCTACGACGCGGAGGCGGGGACCTGGGGCGCGCCGGAAGCGGTGGGGGCGATCGGGATCGTGTCGTTGCTCGCCTGGGGGCTCGGATACTTCGGGCAGCCGCACATCGTCGCGAGGTTCATGGGGATCCGGTCCGCCACGATGGTCCCGACCGCGCGCCGCATCGGCACGACCTGGGTCGTCGTGACCCTGGCCGGGGCGACGCTCGTCGGCCTCGTCGGCATCGGCCTGCTCGACCAGCCGCTCGACGATCCGGAGACGGTGTTCCTCGCGTTGATCCAGGAGCTCCTCAACCCGTGGGTCGGCGGCGTGCTGCTGGCCGCGGTGCTCGCGGCGATCATGTCGACCGCCGACAGCCAGCTGATCGTGTCGTCGACCGCGCTGACCGAGGACTTCTACCGGGCATTCCTGAACCGTGACGCCAGCGGCATGACCCTCGTCTGGGTAGGGCGCGCCACGGTGATCGCCGTGGCGATCGTCGCCTACATCATCGCGCTGCCCGGCGAGACCGCGATCCTCGACATCGTCGCGTTCGCCTGGGCGGGGTTCGGGGCCGCGTTCGGGCCGGTGATCATCCTGTCGCTGTTCTGGTCGCGGATGACCGGGGCCGGCGCGATGGCTGGCATCGTCGCCGGCGCAGCCACCGTGCTCGTCTGGGAGCAGGTCCCGGCCCTCGTCGACACCGGCGTCTACTCGATGCTGCCCGGCTGGGCCGCGGCGCTGATCGCGGCGTTCGTGGGCGGGCGCTTCTTCGGCAAGGTCCCCGAGCGCGCCTGGGTCGGCGACTACGCCGACGAGGAGGCCGAGGCCGCCCCGCAGGCATAG
- a CDS encoding penicillin acylase family protein → MASSVAPRRWPRRLVVTLLVVLLTAVLGVTVGGWLLLRAAYPDHAGEVRLADLDAEVEARRDERGVPYLLGDTSEDLYRAQGFVHAQDRFWQMETMRHITAGRTAELFGPEQRDTDRFLRTLGWHRVAEEEYAALDDEHRGLLDAYADGVNAYLEDRAPHELGVGFPLLRLTGVAHEPEPWHPRDTLAYLKLMAWELGGNLEEELERAVLARTLDDDEIAELFPEYPEDVPRIVPSDPDDEGSHTGPATPGSSNLASETSEGPGVADALARAAAALEAGERALGPVTDGIGSNAWVVGGEHTSSGAPLLANDPHIGVQSPAIWYEVGLRCRERTEACADDVTGFSFPGVPGVVIGHNDSVAWGFTNLDPDVQDLFVERVDPDDPTRYETGEGPAEAEVLTEELHASDGSVETLEIRVTRNGPIISDAFEPLDELDVDGTAARAGEPSPLAERTDGEAPTGTGGGRIADPVHEISLRWTALEPTTVFEALPAMNRARDLEEFREAAARFEVPAQNLVYADTAGTIAYQAPGTIPVRGAGDGTVPAPGWDDAYQWQGSIPFDELPREADPDRGWIVTANNPVPPEDYPWFLSVDDEHGYRAGRIIEMLQRRVDAGGDIDVAAAAADQLDTRDGSADFLVPHLLALDSDAPAVAELGDLLDEWDGRAHADSAGAAAYAATWRALLSQTFGAYLPEAYQPEGNSRWFEVVRRALEDPGSPWWDHPDTPVTETRDDALENALATAWFELRRELGTDPDDWRWGDLHTVTFVEGTLGESGIAPVEALFNRGPYPVDGGTGIVNATSWAADEGYEVRALPSMRMVVDLGDLDQSTRQATTGQSGHPGHRHYSDTIDAWLEGEQFDVPWSEARIEDATVDRLRLQP, encoded by the coding sequence TTGGCGTCATCCGTCGCACCTCGCCGCTGGCCGCGGCGCCTGGTCGTCACGCTGCTGGTCGTGCTGCTGACCGCGGTGCTCGGGGTGACGGTCGGGGGATGGCTGCTCCTTCGAGCCGCCTACCCCGACCACGCGGGCGAGGTGAGGCTCGCCGACCTCGACGCGGAGGTGGAGGCCCGACGCGACGAGCGGGGGGTCCCCTACCTCCTCGGCGACACGAGCGAGGACCTCTACCGCGCGCAGGGGTTCGTCCACGCCCAGGACCGGTTCTGGCAGATGGAGACCATGCGCCACATCACCGCCGGCCGAACGGCGGAGCTGTTCGGACCCGAGCAGCGCGACACGGACCGGTTCCTGCGCACGCTGGGGTGGCACCGCGTCGCCGAGGAGGAGTACGCGGCCCTCGACGACGAGCACCGCGGGCTGCTCGACGCGTACGCCGACGGGGTCAACGCCTACCTCGAGGATCGCGCGCCGCACGAGCTCGGGGTCGGGTTCCCCCTCCTGCGCCTCACGGGCGTGGCGCACGAGCCCGAGCCGTGGCACCCGCGGGACACCCTCGCGTACCTCAAGCTCATGGCGTGGGAGCTCGGGGGGAACCTCGAGGAGGAGCTCGAGCGCGCCGTGCTCGCCCGGACGCTGGACGACGACGAGATCGCCGAACTGTTCCCCGAGTACCCCGAGGACGTCCCGCGGATCGTTCCGTCCGACCCCGACGACGAGGGGAGCCACACGGGTCCGGCGACCCCCGGGTCCTCGAACCTCGCGTCCGAGACGTCCGAGGGCCCGGGCGTCGCCGACGCGCTCGCCAGGGCGGCCGCAGCGCTGGAGGCCGGCGAGCGTGCCCTCGGACCGGTCACCGACGGGATCGGCTCGAACGCCTGGGTCGTCGGCGGGGAGCACACCTCCTCGGGCGCCCCGCTGCTCGCGAACGATCCGCACATCGGCGTCCAGAGCCCCGCGATCTGGTACGAGGTCGGCTTGCGTTGCCGCGAGCGGACCGAGGCCTGCGCGGACGACGTGACCGGGTTCTCGTTCCCCGGCGTCCCCGGGGTGGTGATCGGCCACAACGATTCGGTGGCCTGGGGCTTCACCAACCTCGACCCCGACGTGCAGGACCTGTTCGTCGAGCGCGTGGACCCCGACGACCCGACCCGCTACGAGACCGGGGAGGGCCCGGCCGAGGCCGAGGTCCTCACCGAGGAGCTGCACGCGAGCGACGGCTCCGTGGAGACCCTCGAGATCCGGGTCACGCGCAACGGGCCGATCATCTCGGACGCCTTCGAGCCGCTCGACGAGCTCGACGTCGACGGTACCGCCGCGCGCGCGGGTGAGCCGTCGCCCCTGGCCGAGCGCACCGATGGCGAAGCACCGACCGGAACCGGCGGGGGGCGCATCGCGGACCCGGTGCACGAGATCTCGTTGCGCTGGACGGCCCTGGAGCCGACCACGGTCTTCGAGGCCCTACCGGCGATGAACCGGGCCCGCGACCTGGAGGAGTTCCGCGAGGCCGCCGCCCGCTTCGAGGTGCCGGCACAGAACCTCGTCTACGCCGACACCGCCGGCACGATCGCGTACCAGGCGCCCGGCACGATCCCCGTTCGCGGCGCCGGCGACGGGACGGTGCCCGCACCCGGCTGGGACGACGCGTATCAGTGGCAGGGCTCCATCCCCTTCGACGAGCTGCCGCGAGAAGCCGATCCGGACCGAGGATGGATCGTCACCGCGAACAATCCCGTGCCACCGGAGGACTACCCGTGGTTCCTCTCGGTCGACGACGAGCACGGGTACCGGGCCGGCCGGATCATCGAGATGCTCCAGCGACGCGTCGACGCCGGCGGCGACATCGACGTCGCCGCGGCCGCCGCCGACCAGCTCGACACGAGGGACGGGTCAGCGGACTTCCTCGTGCCGCATCTGCTCGCGCTGGACTCGGACGCGCCTGCGGTGGCCGAGCTCGGGGACCTGCTCGACGAGTGGGACGGGCGCGCGCACGCGGACAGCGCGGGCGCCGCGGCGTACGCGGCGACGTGGCGGGCGCTGCTCTCGCAGACGTTCGGCGCGTACCTGCCGGAGGCGTACCAGCCCGAGGGCAACTCTCGGTGGTTCGAGGTCGTGCGCCGCGCCCTCGAGGACCCGGGGAGCCCGTGGTGGGACCACCCGGACACCCCGGTCACCGAGACCCGCGACGACGCCCTCGAGAACGCGCTCGCCACCGCGTGGTTCGAGCTGCGACGCGAGCTCGGCACCGACCCCGACGATTGGCGCTGGGGCGACCTCCACACCGTCACGTTCGTCGAGGGCACGCTCGGCGAGTCGGGGATCGCACCGGTCGAGGCCCTGTTCAACCGCGGTCCCTACCCCGTCGACGGCGGGACGGGCATCGTCAACGCGACCTCGTGGGCGGCGGACGAGGGGTACGAGGTGCGGGCGCTGCCCTCCATGCGGATGGTGGTCGACCTCGGCGACCTCGACCAGTCGACGCGACAGGCCACGACGGGCCAGTCGGGCCATCCGGGCCACCGGCACTACAGCGACACCATCGATGCGTGGCTCGAGGGCGAGCAGTTCGACGTGCCCTGGTCCGAGGCGCGCATCGAGGACGCGACCGTCGACCGCCTCCGCCTGCAGCCGTAG